A genome region from Drosophila simulans strain w501 chromosome 2R, Prin_Dsim_3.1, whole genome shotgun sequence includes the following:
- the LOC6735375 gene encoding uncharacterized protein LOC6735375 encodes MKFYPNADVWFYVDKPSCLNSYQKYPPTHSWKIHDKTTSREMYYWRDIEGVKKTEIKLKDLYFTKWPKTRIRPQACLGLLYATGNRFIRLTKAPPAGFKCAPLPVNLATARIVKVELRKKAKREKQAAKKAKMEAKKAKKAAKKGKGKGGKDDLKPKVIRTYEDAEKA; translated from the exons ATGAAGTTCTATCCGAATGCAGATGTCTGGTTCTATGTGGACAAGCCCAGCTGCTTGAACAGCTACCAAAAGTATCCACCCACGCACAGCTGGAAGATTCACGATAAGACCACCTCGCGGGAAATGTACTATTGGCGCGACATCGAGGGCGTGAAGAAGACGGAGATCAAGCTCAAGGATCTGTACTTCACCAAGTGGCCCAAAACCCGCATCCGTCCGCAGGCCTGCTTGGGATTGCTCTATGCCACGGGCAACAGATTCATCCGACTGACCAAGGCACCACCAGCGGGCTTCAAGTGCGCTCCACTGCCCGTCAATCTGGCCACCGCTCGAATCGTCAAAG TGGAGCTGCGCAAGAAGGCGAAGCGCGAAAAACAGGCAGCTAAAAAGGCTAAAATGGAAGCgaagaaggccaagaaggcGGCCAAAAAGGGCAAAGGAAAGGGCGGCAAGGACGATCTTAAGCCAAAGGTCATTAGGACATACGAAGACGCCGAGAAAGCATAA
- the LOC6735376 gene encoding uncharacterized protein LOC6735376, translated as MEKSTLKINNEDRQNFVATRMSLPLFMVSRNRIRRENLPRVEKQFKLAGQHYNEFCQKENRREAFSKSTFDHYRHITGFDKTPKNPYPERRRLHIDRTMTKWRGWQLPPNHYGVPPEPYLRLKGTKGSVFAKPHTNHSRVSIKPPPYHFYELPAEIERLFKRPNLQKGIFLSNARDRRPTTHAMISNLSGCWRNPKDAGPCDTHTNIFELAANAVPITKAPRPNPHLFLRHSCVPTKPNRLIRRHISMEPAPGRYCTSYPNVCPCPAGKTSVPGLQLMIDDQKRLKFRRQPFERISRKRLCEPDWRHVEGQGHRHVFLMGRKDRPKPTKKPTSSKKQGKPINMYADSKYINMLSQPQRHPISIRQYPVPPYVPKITYNCAAKRVIRKQLKNNKKIAFNSGQERWKDGERPMQLTARQLEAIKQKLPPERRLMDYPIELPEVIPSRLTQVPDHQRVTYMPKLRKRLFKFLPIPGARVLVTDSDIRPDIVFDPEHPTGLYRRKIDETAFYKDSVLRSMENREESDATGLNDSQSQSQLDSPHQSMIRNTEGAADQSAPKSASQISFHE; from the exons ATGGAGAAGAGCACACTGAAGATCAATAATGAGGACCGGCAGAATTTTGTGGCCACACGGATGAGTCTGCCGCTCTTTATGGTGTCCC GCAATCGTATTAGAAGGGAAAATTTACCGCGAGTGGAGAAGCAATTTAAGTTGGCCGGCCAGCATTACAATGAGTTCTGCCAGAAGG AAAACAGACGAGAGGCCTTCAGCAAATCCACCTTTGATCACTACCGCCACATTACGGGTTTCGACAAGACGCCAAAGAATCCGTATCCGGAACGTCGACGGCTCCACATCGATCGGACTATGACCAAATGGAGGGGCTGGCAACTGCCACCAAATCATTACGGGGTGCCCCCGGAACCATACCTCCGACTGAAGGGCACCAAGGGCTCTGTATTCGCCAAGCCGCACACGAATCATAGTCGCGTCTCCATTAAACCACCGCCATATCACTTTTACGAACTTCCGGCGGAAATCGAGAGGCTCTTCAAGCGCCCGAACTTGCAGAAGGGCATCTTCCTTTCAA ATGCCCGCGATCGTCGACCGACCACGCACGCGATGATATCCAATCTCTCTGGCTGCTGGCGTAATCCCAAGGATGCCGGTCCCTGCGACACCCATACAAACATCTTTGAGCTGGCCGCAAATGCTGTACCCATCACAAAGGCGCCACGCCCTAATCCGCACCTGTTTCTGCGCCACTCTTGTGTGCCCACCAAGCCCAATCGCCTGATCCGACGCCACATCAGCATGGAGCCGGCTCCAGGTCGCTACTGCACCAGTTATCCGAACGTGTGTCCCTGTCCGGCTGGTAAGACCAGTGTGCCGGGACTACAGCTGATGATTGATGACCAGAAGCGCCTGAAGTTTCGCCGCCAGCCATTTGAAAGGATCAGTCGAAAGCGACTCTGTGAGCCGGATTGGCGCCACGTCGAGGGCCAAGGCCACCGTCATGTCTTCCTAATGGGACGCAAAGATAGGCCAAAGCCCACCAAGAAACCTACTTCTTCCAAAAAGCAGGGAAAGCCGATAAACATGTATGCCGATTCCAAGTACATTAACATGCTGAGCCAGCCGCAGCGACATCCCATTTCTATTCGGCAATATCCGGTTCCGCCGTACGTGCCCAAGATCACCTACAACTGTGCGGCCAAGCGGGTGATCCGCAAGCAATTgaagaacaacaagaagaTCGCCTTCAATAGTGGCCAGGAGCGGTGGAAGGATGGCGAACGACCGATGCAGCTGACCGCCCGCCAACTGGAGGCCATCAAGCAGAAGCTTCCGCCGGAGAGGCGACTGATGGACTACCCCATTGAGCTGCCCGAGGTGATTCCCAGTCGGCTGACCCAGGTGCCCGATCACCAGAGGGTCACCTACATGCCCAAGTTGCGCAAGCGCCTGTTCAAGTTCCTGCCGATTCCCGGTGCTCGGGTCCTGGTCACCGATAGCGATATACGTCCGGACATTGTTTTCGATCCGGAGCACCCGACCGGACTGTACCGGCGCAAGATCGATGAGACCGCGTTCTACAAGGACTCCGTGTTGCGGTCGATGGAGAATAGGGAGGAATCAGATGCTACCGGCTTGAACGATTCGCAATCGCAGTCCCAATTGGATTCGCCACATCAGTCCATGATCCGAAACACTGAGGGCGCTGCGGATCAGTCGGCACCCAAGAGCGCTTCCCAGATATCGTTCCATGAATAA
- the LOC27206185 gene encoding uncharacterized protein LOC27206185, producing MGLKRFVSSVIRKSPISPSEPGKLAAGCPAVFAQDGTWTAKFNGRSAPEKNNDQVIKQESGRKDADLTSTTRLPRKRSWLQRRVIPS from the coding sequence ATGGGTCTGAAACGCTTTGTATCCTCTGTGATTCGCAAGTCCCCGATCAGTCCGTCGGAACCTGGAAAATTGGCTGCCGGTTGCCCAGCCGTGTTCGCCCAAGACGGCACGTGGACTGCCAAGTTCAATGGTCGTTCCGCTCCGGAGAAGAATAACGATCAGGTGATCAAGCAAGAGTCCGGCCGCAAGGACGCCGATTTAACTTCCACAACTCGACTCCCACGCAAACGTTCTTGGCTACAGAGGCGTGTGATTCCCTCGTAG
- the LOC6735378 gene encoding trypsin delta, which yields MYSTGLLWWLMALVAYAGATPTPGDGRIVGGEVTTIQEFPYQVSVQLHGRHICGGAIIGTDTVLTAAHCFEDPWSSADYTVRVGSSEHESGGHVLSLRRVIAHGDYNPQSHDNDLALLILNGRLNFTEHLQPVPLAALADPPTADTRLLVSGWGFQAEESAVSGEVGVSPHLRFVDVDLVESNQCRRAYSQVLPITRRMICAARPGRDSCQGDSGGPLVGYPAEEGPARLYGIVSWGLGCANPNFPGVYTNVAAFRSWIDEQVVASRWNELLAGWSGLQ from the coding sequence ATGTACTCAACGGGACTTTTATGGTGGCTAATGGCACTCGTGGCATATGCcggagccacgcccactcccggCGATGGGCGGATTGTGGGCGGCGAGGTGACCACCATTCAAGAATTTCCCTATCAAGTATCCGTCCAGTTGCACGGCCGGCACATATGCGGTGGAGCCATCATTGGCACCGACACCGTGCTGACAGCGGCCCATTGCTTCGAGGATCCCTGGAGCAGTGCAGATTACACGGTGCGAGTGGGATCCAGCGAGCATGAGAGTGGGGGCCATGTGCTCAGCCTGCGGCGAGTCATCGCCCACGGCGACTATAATCCCCAGAGCCACGACAACGACCTGGCGTTGCTCATCTTGAATGGCCGGCTCAATTTCACCGAGCACCTGCAGCCAGTGCCACTGGCCGCATTAGCGGACCCGCCCACCGCGGACACCCGTCTCCTGGTCAGCGGTTGGGGTTTCCAGGCCGAGGAGAGTGCAGTCAGCGGTGAGGTTGGAGTGTCTCCGCACCTCCGTTTCGTGGACGTGGATCTGGTGGAATCGAATCAGTGCCGGCGTGCCTATAGCCAAGTGTTGCCCATAACCCGGCGGATGATCTGTGCCGCGCGTCCAGGTCGGGATAGTTGCCAGGGCGACTCCGGCGGACCACTGGTGGGTTACCCAGCGGAGGAAGGACCGGCCAGACTATACGGCATCGTTTCCTGGGGCCTGGGCTGCGCAAATCCCAACTTTCCAGGAGTGTACACCAACGTCGCTGCCTTCCGCAGCTGGATAGATGAGCAGGTGGTCGCCAGTAGATGGAATGAACTGTTGGCTGGCTGGAGTGGATTGCAATAA